The Catenuloplanes niger genome includes a window with the following:
- a CDS encoding methylated-DNA--[protein]-cysteine S-methyltransferase, which translates to MRWVVIDSPIGELSVAAGSADVAGPAAVGGVHFGRHPAATPYAGGGPAPLDEAVAQLRAYFAGELTAFTVPMRAPGGSDFERAVWDRIARVPYGEMITYGEIATGLGDAGAARAVGTACNRNPIPVLVPCHRVVGAGGKMVGFGGGLPRKRVLLELEARVTLQRDWSP; encoded by the coding sequence ATGCGCTGGGTGGTGATCGATTCACCGATCGGTGAGCTCTCCGTGGCGGCCGGGAGCGCGGACGTCGCGGGCCCGGCCGCGGTCGGTGGCGTGCACTTCGGGCGGCACCCGGCCGCGACGCCGTACGCCGGGGGTGGGCCGGCGCCGCTGGACGAGGCGGTGGCGCAGCTGCGGGCCTACTTCGCGGGCGAGCTGACCGCGTTCACCGTGCCGATGCGGGCGCCCGGCGGCTCCGACTTCGAGCGCGCGGTGTGGGACCGGATCGCCCGCGTGCCGTACGGCGAGATGATCACTTATGGCGAGATCGCGACCGGGCTCGGCGACGCCGGTGCGGCCCGCGCGGTCGGCACCGCCTGCAACCGCAACCCGATCCCGGTCCTGGTCCCCTGCCACCGGGTGGTGGGTGCGGGCGGCAAGATGGTCGGCTTCGGCGGCGGCCTGCCGCGCAAGCGGGTGCTGCTGGAGCTGGAGGCCCGCGTCACGCTCCAGCGCGACTGGTCTCCGTAG
- the sigM gene encoding RNA polymerase sigma factor SigM: MRSPSREPDTPDDELLAAHVAGDRDAFAELIHRHRDRLWAVAVRTVGDREEAADALQEALLSAHRAAARFRGDAAVTTWLHRIVVNACLDRIRRLRSHRTVPLSGPADDDRPEREPAAPIVDHDTALVVRAAIDELPFEQRAALILVDVQGYSVAEAAAALGVAEGTVKSRCARGRAKLAISLGHLRPQRSRPNNAPVTGTLSDAAHAGNPADAGDVSSRKALRVQTEEQ; this comes from the coding sequence ATGAGATCACCGTCGAGGGAACCTGACACACCCGACGACGAGCTGCTCGCGGCTCACGTCGCCGGCGATCGCGATGCCTTCGCCGAGCTGATCCACCGGCACCGGGACCGGCTCTGGGCGGTCGCGGTGCGCACCGTCGGCGACCGCGAGGAGGCGGCGGACGCGCTGCAGGAGGCGCTGCTCTCCGCGCACCGGGCGGCCGCGCGCTTCCGGGGCGACGCCGCGGTCACCACCTGGCTGCACCGGATCGTCGTCAACGCCTGCCTGGACCGGATCCGGCGGCTGCGGAGCCACCGCACGGTCCCGCTCTCCGGCCCGGCCGACGACGACCGCCCGGAGCGGGAGCCGGCCGCGCCGATCGTCGACCACGACACCGCGCTGGTGGTGCGGGCCGCGATCGACGAGCTGCCGTTCGAGCAGCGGGCCGCGCTGATCCTGGTCGACGTGCAGGGCTACTCGGTGGCCGAGGCGGCGGCCGCGCTCGGCGTGGCCGAGGGAACCGTGAAGAGCCGGTGTGCCCGCGGTCGCGCCAAGCTGGCGATCAGCCTCGGGCACCTGCGGCCGCAGCGGTCTCGGCCCAATAACGCTCCGGTCACGGGAACGTTGAGCGACGCAGCTCACGCCGGGAACCCGGCGGACGCGGGAGACGTCTCATCGCGGAAGGCCCTGCGAGTGCAGACGGAGGAACAGTGA
- a CDS encoding transglycosylase domain-containing protein produces the protein MPGSSGSASVGGVPGRASVGGSAAVGGARVPGSSGSASVGSARPGVPGRAAVGGAAVGGAAVGGAAVGGAAVGGAPVGRAVPGRASVRPVSPAGPGDSGPGGAGPGRRSRSAGSMDPEAAKRAKRRKIANWSIAAFAVVIMTAGIGIVGLTYAFDDVPDINTFEPEISTIAYADGSEMTKLGEHNRTVVPDEKITPLVKHAVAAAEDKGFYDHSGIDMKGIARAAWNNISGGDTQGASTITQQYARHAAELTGINYNRKIREALLARKIEDNYDKDQIISLYLNAIWFGRGAEGIEAAAKAYFNKTVTKMPGEEGALTASEAAVLASVIKQPEPVQGGHQGYDPARNPEAAKERWAYTLNNMAEKGWITAEERAKAEFPEKSLAKYDPNACQAECVNNKPVGHVLNYVKDELAEMGITDWQQRPYKIKVSINPAMQKAAEDAASRKSKSSPMSKTAENHQAALVAINPTNGQVLAYYGGDDGAGFDFAGRNGGHPPGSTFKMYTLAAGLREGMSMESYWDSTKNVDEERGGREISNAGREDPACGKYCSLEKMTIDSFNVPFYWMTKDMGPDKVVAVARDAGVRTMWTNDDEEINLAEVEPTAVAPSKFDVEVGFGQYKVKVIEHVNGLATLANRGDYNKAHFVVSVEKKNSATGEWVKVNGEQIKPEKKFDTEQIDSMLKVLQKIPGASDGNDHSLAGDRPAFAKSGTWELGKEGGTNGDAWYLGATTQIAAGVWVGTSGARAAIKDPDGSDMYGGDTPGQIWEDFMNAANKAAKYKVESFPEGSSVGDPSVLANGVSPSPKAPETPDNQNPNPNGSPSCEPFDFNCLFGNNGGNNGGGNNNGGGNNQTPSPTPTDGLPVLPGVPGGGGPGNDDDD, from the coding sequence GTGCCGGGCAGCTCCGGCTCCGCGTCCGTCGGCGGTGTCCCCGGGCGTGCCTCGGTCGGCGGCAGTGCCGCCGTCGGTGGCGCCCGCGTGCCGGGCAGCTCCGGCTCCGCGTCGGTCGGCTCCGCACGACCCGGCGTGCCGGGCCGCGCGGCGGTCGGTGGTGCCGCCGTGGGTGGTGCCGCGGTGGGTGGTGCCGCCGTCGGTGGCGCCGCGGTCGGTGGTGCGCCCGTCGGCCGGGCCGTGCCGGGCCGGGCCAGTGTCCGACCGGTCTCTCCGGCCGGACCCGGCGACTCCGGGCCGGGCGGTGCCGGTCCCGGCCGCCGCAGCCGCAGCGCCGGCTCGATGGACCCGGAAGCCGCGAAGCGCGCCAAGCGCCGCAAGATCGCTAACTGGTCGATAGCGGCGTTCGCGGTCGTCATCATGACGGCCGGCATCGGCATCGTCGGCCTCACCTACGCCTTCGACGACGTCCCGGACATCAACACGTTCGAGCCGGAGATCTCCACGATCGCGTACGCGGACGGCTCCGAGATGACGAAGCTCGGTGAGCACAACCGGACCGTGGTGCCGGACGAGAAGATCACGCCGCTGGTCAAGCACGCGGTCGCGGCGGCCGAGGACAAGGGCTTCTACGACCACTCCGGCATCGACATGAAGGGCATCGCCCGCGCCGCCTGGAACAACATCTCCGGCGGTGACACGCAGGGCGCGTCCACGATCACCCAGCAGTACGCGCGGCACGCCGCGGAGCTGACCGGCATCAACTACAACCGCAAGATCCGCGAAGCGCTGCTGGCTCGCAAGATCGAGGACAACTACGACAAGGACCAGATCATCTCGTTGTACCTCAACGCGATCTGGTTCGGCCGGGGTGCCGAGGGCATCGAGGCAGCCGCGAAGGCCTACTTCAACAAGACGGTCACCAAGATGCCCGGCGAGGAGGGCGCGCTGACCGCGTCCGAGGCCGCCGTGCTCGCCTCCGTCATCAAGCAGCCGGAACCGGTGCAGGGCGGCCACCAGGGCTACGACCCCGCGCGCAACCCGGAAGCGGCCAAGGAGCGCTGGGCGTACACGCTCAACAACATGGCCGAGAAGGGCTGGATCACCGCGGAGGAGCGGGCCAAGGCGGAGTTCCCGGAGAAGAGCCTTGCCAAGTACGACCCGAACGCCTGCCAGGCGGAGTGCGTCAACAACAAGCCGGTCGGTCACGTCCTGAACTACGTCAAGGACGAGCTGGCCGAGATGGGCATAACCGACTGGCAGCAGCGGCCGTACAAGATCAAGGTTTCGATCAACCCGGCCATGCAGAAGGCCGCCGAGGACGCGGCCTCGCGCAAGAGCAAGTCCTCGCCGATGAGCAAGACCGCGGAGAACCACCAGGCCGCGCTGGTCGCGATCAACCCGACCAACGGCCAGGTGCTCGCCTACTACGGCGGTGACGACGGCGCGGGCTTCGACTTCGCCGGGCGCAACGGCGGTCACCCGCCGGGCTCGACGTTCAAGATGTACACGCTCGCGGCGGGCCTGCGCGAGGGCATGTCGATGGAGTCGTACTGGGACTCCACCAAGAACGTCGACGAGGAGCGCGGCGGCCGCGAGATCTCCAACGCCGGCCGTGAGGACCCGGCCTGCGGCAAGTACTGCTCGCTGGAGAAGATGACGATCGACTCCTTCAACGTCCCGTTCTACTGGATGACCAAGGACATGGGGCCGGACAAGGTCGTCGCCGTCGCCCGGGACGCGGGTGTGCGCACCATGTGGACCAACGACGACGAGGAGATCAACCTCGCCGAGGTCGAGCCGACCGCGGTCGCGCCGAGCAAGTTCGACGTCGAGGTCGGTTTCGGTCAGTACAAGGTGAAGGTCATCGAGCACGTCAACGGCCTGGCCACGCTGGCCAACCGCGGCGACTACAACAAGGCCCACTTCGTGGTCAGCGTCGAGAAGAAGAACAGCGCGACCGGCGAGTGGGTCAAGGTCAACGGCGAGCAGATCAAGCCGGAGAAGAAGTTCGACACCGAGCAGATAGACAGCATGCTCAAGGTGCTGCAGAAGATCCCCGGTGCGAGTGACGGCAACGACCACTCGCTCGCCGGTGACCGGCCCGCGTTCGCCAAGTCCGGCACCTGGGAGCTCGGCAAGGAGGGCGGCACCAACGGTGACGCCTGGTACCTCGGCGCCACCACGCAGATAGCGGCCGGTGTCTGGGTCGGTACCTCCGGCGCCCGAGCGGCGATCAAGGACCCGGACGGATCCGACATGTACGGCGGTGACACGCCGGGCCAGATCTGGGAAGACTTCATGAACGCCGCGAACAAGGCGGCGAAGTACAAGGTGGAGAGCTTCCCGGAGGGCAGCTCCGTCGGCGACCCGAGCGTGCTCGCCAACGGTGTCTCGCCGTCGCCGAAGGCCCCGGAGACGCCGGACAACCAGAACCCGAACCCGAACGGGTCGCCGAGCTGTGAGCCGTTCGACTTCAACTGCCTCTTCGGCAACAACGGCGGTAACAACGGCGGCGGCAACAACAACGGCGGCGGCAACAACCAGACGCCGTCACCCACGCCGACCGACGGGCTGCCCGTTCTACCGGGCGTACCCGGCGGAGGCGGGCCGGGCAACGATGACGACGACTAG
- a CDS encoding DUF5318 domain-containing protein, whose protein sequence is MRTQRQVVDYSLQRRAVLREVHSGRVGVHEVCDASPYLKNAARFHGEPTEERCPMCRRENLTLVHYIYGDELKQSAGQARKLAELPVLAMTLSEFQVYVVEVCQGCSWNHLVEQFLLGREGLEADEPGGNSGRRRGAER, encoded by the coding sequence GTGCGCACGCAGCGGCAGGTGGTGGACTACTCGCTTCAGAGGCGAGCGGTGCTGCGTGAGGTGCATTCGGGCAGGGTGGGCGTCCACGAGGTCTGCGATGCCTCCCCCTACCTCAAGAACGCGGCACGCTTCCACGGTGAGCCGACCGAGGAGCGGTGCCCGATGTGCCGCCGCGAGAACCTCACGCTCGTGCACTACATCTATGGTGATGAGCTCAAGCAGTCCGCCGGGCAGGCGCGCAAACTGGCGGAGCTTCCGGTGTTGGCGATGACGCTGAGTGAGTTTCAGGTGTACGTAGTGGAGGTGTGCCAGGGCTGCTCCTGGAACCACCTGGTGGAGCAGTTCCTGCTGGGCCGCGAGGGCCTGGAGGCGGATGAACCCGGTGGCAACTCCGGCCGTAGACGAGGGGCGGAACGGTGA
- a CDS encoding PadR family transcriptional regulator produces MLEFAILGLLSESAMHGYELRKELGTKLGPIRAAISYGTLYPTLKRLQLAGWITQAGETPATADEVPALTSRRGRIVYKITAEGKERFAELLAHAGPETFDDAGFNVHFAFFARTDRATRLRILEGRRRKVEERREGLRNLLARATERLDAYTLELQRHGLDACEREVRWLEELIASERSGRGPGRDILPPSTGTAAGEEPGPS; encoded by the coding sequence GTGTTGGAGTTCGCCATCCTCGGTCTGCTCTCCGAGTCGGCCATGCACGGCTACGAGCTGCGCAAGGAGCTGGGCACCAAGCTCGGCCCGATCCGCGCGGCGATCAGCTACGGCACGCTCTACCCGACGCTCAAGCGGCTGCAGCTGGCCGGCTGGATCACACAGGCCGGCGAGACGCCCGCGACCGCGGACGAGGTGCCGGCCCTGACCAGCCGGCGCGGCCGGATCGTCTACAAGATCACCGCCGAGGGCAAGGAACGGTTCGCGGAGCTGCTCGCGCACGCCGGGCCGGAAACCTTCGACGACGCGGGCTTCAACGTGCACTTCGCGTTCTTCGCGCGCACCGACCGCGCCACCCGGCTGCGCATCCTGGAGGGCCGCCGCCGGAAGGTCGAGGAGCGACGCGAGGGCCTGCGCAACCTGCTGGCCCGGGCGACCGAACGGCTCGACGCCTACACGTTGGAGCTGCAACGCCACGGCCTCGACGCGTGTGAGCGCGAGGTCCGCTGGCTGGAGGAGCTCATCGCGAGCGAGCGCTCCGGCCGCGGCCCCGGCCGCGACATTCTCCCGCCCTCGACCGGCACCGCCGCCGGGGAGGAGCCGGGCCCGTCATGA
- a CDS encoding inositol-3-phosphate synthase, producing the protein MGSVRVAIVGVGNCASSLVQGVEYYRDADPSDRVPGLMHVTFGDYHVSDVTFVAAFDVDAKKVGRDLAEAIVASENNTIKLADVPPTGVQVQRGPTFDGLGQYYREIIEESDEEPVDVVQALRDAQADVVVAYLPVGSEEAAKFYAQAAIDAGCAFVNALPVFIASDPAWAQKFTDAGLPIVGDDIKSQVGATIVHRALAKLFEDRGVELLRTYQLNFGGNMDFMNMLERNRLISKKISKTQSVTSQIPHEMVKSDVHIGPSDHVPWLDDRKWAYIRLEGKAFGDVPLNAELKLEVWDSPNSAGVIIDAVRAAKIALDRKVGGPILSASSYFMKSPPVQYSDHDAHASVDKFIAGEIER; encoded by the coding sequence ATGGGTTCCGTCCGCGTGGCCATCGTCGGTGTGGGTAACTGCGCCTCGTCCCTGGTCCAGGGTGTGGAGTACTACCGTGACGCCGACCCCAGCGACCGGGTTCCCGGTCTCATGCACGTCACGTTCGGCGACTATCACGTCTCGGACGTGACGTTCGTCGCGGCGTTCGACGTGGACGCCAAGAAGGTCGGCCGCGACCTGGCCGAGGCGATCGTGGCGAGCGAGAACAACACGATCAAGCTCGCCGACGTGCCGCCGACCGGCGTGCAGGTGCAGCGCGGCCCGACGTTCGACGGTCTCGGCCAGTACTACCGCGAGATCATCGAGGAGTCGGACGAGGAGCCGGTGGACGTGGTGCAGGCGCTGCGCGACGCCCAGGCCGACGTCGTCGTCGCGTACCTGCCGGTCGGCTCCGAGGAGGCGGCGAAGTTCTACGCGCAGGCCGCGATCGACGCCGGCTGCGCGTTCGTCAACGCGCTGCCGGTCTTCATCGCCTCCGACCCGGCGTGGGCGCAGAAGTTCACCGACGCGGGGCTGCCGATCGTCGGCGACGACATCAAGAGCCAGGTCGGCGCGACCATCGTGCACCGCGCGCTGGCGAAGCTGTTCGAGGACCGCGGCGTCGAGCTGCTGCGCACGTACCAGCTGAACTTCGGCGGCAACATGGACTTCATGAACATGCTGGAGCGCAACCGGCTGATCTCGAAGAAGATCTCCAAGACCCAGTCGGTGACGTCCCAGATCCCGCACGAGATGGTCAAGAGCGACGTGCACATCGGCCCGTCCGACCACGTGCCGTGGCTGGACGACCGCAAGTGGGCGTACATCCGGCTGGAGGGCAAGGCGTTCGGCGACGTGCCGCTGAACGCGGAGCTCAAGCTCGAGGTGTGGGACTCGCCGAACTCGGCCGGCGTCATCATCGACGCGGTCCGCGCCGCGAAGATCGCGCTGGACCGCAAGGTCGGCGGCCCGATCCTCTCCGCCTCGTCCTACTTCATGAAGTCCCCGCCGGTGCAGTACTCCGACCACGACGCGCACGCGTCCGTCGACAAGTTCATCGCCGGCGAGATCGAGCGCTGA
- a CDS encoding CCA tRNA nucleotidyltransferase — MSETSQGPVGVDQRQATADQPAAAQPSAAQLSAAQRNAVAELLRVSPVADELGRRFTAAGHELHLVGGSVRDALLGRLGDDLDFCTDAQPDQTLAVLKGWAEAIWETGREFGTIGAMRGGLRLEITTFRAEAYDGVSRNPVVRYGTSLADDLVRRDFTINAMAVSLPGHVFTDPHGGLGDLAARVIRTPGTPQQSFGDDPLRMLRAARFVAKLRFTPDPAVVAAMTELAPSLDRITPERIRDEFTKLMVGADPIAALRLLVDTGLADRFLPELPGLKLAIDEHAQHKDVYEHTLTVVSNAIRLEGGGEPDFTLRLAALLHDIGKPATKAVGSDGRVSFHHHEVVGARLTRQRMKALRYPKDVTADVTRLVELHLRFYGYGRGEWTDSAVRRYVTDGGPLLDRLHKLTRSDCTTRNRRKAAALAADYDALEERIARIAAEEDLARVRPDLDGNAIMELLGLPPGPLVGQAWRHLKELRLERGPLTRDEAEDELRAWARAQGL; from the coding sequence ATGTCTGAAACGTCCCAGGGCCCCGTCGGGGTCGATCAGCGCCAGGCCACCGCCGACCAGCCGGCCGCGGCACAACCGTCCGCGGCGCAGCTGTCCGCGGCGCAGCGCAACGCCGTCGCGGAGCTGCTGCGCGTCTCCCCCGTGGCCGACGAGCTCGGCCGCCGCTTCACCGCGGCCGGGCACGAATTGCACCTGGTCGGTGGCTCGGTGCGGGACGCGCTCCTCGGCCGGCTCGGCGACGACCTGGACTTCTGCACGGACGCGCAGCCGGACCAGACACTCGCCGTGCTCAAGGGCTGGGCCGAGGCGATCTGGGAGACCGGGCGCGAGTTCGGCACGATCGGCGCGATGCGCGGCGGCCTGCGGCTGGAGATCACCACGTTCCGCGCGGAGGCCTACGACGGCGTCAGCCGCAACCCCGTCGTCCGGTACGGCACCAGCCTCGCGGACGACCTGGTCCGGCGCGACTTCACGATCAACGCGATGGCGGTCAGCCTGCCCGGGCACGTGTTCACCGACCCGCACGGCGGCCTGGGTGACCTGGCCGCGCGCGTGATCCGGACGCCGGGCACGCCGCAGCAGTCGTTCGGCGACGACCCGCTGCGCATGCTGCGCGCGGCCCGGTTCGTGGCGAAGCTGCGGTTCACGCCGGACCCGGCCGTGGTCGCCGCGATGACCGAGCTGGCGCCGTCGCTGGACCGGATCACGCCGGAGCGGATCCGGGACGAGTTCACCAAGCTGATGGTCGGCGCGGACCCGATCGCGGCGCTGCGGCTGCTGGTCGACACCGGCCTGGCCGACCGGTTCCTGCCGGAGCTGCCCGGCCTCAAGCTCGCGATCGACGAGCACGCGCAGCACAAGGACGTCTACGAGCACACGCTCACCGTGGTCAGCAACGCGATCCGGCTGGAGGGCGGCGGCGAGCCGGACTTCACGTTGCGGCTGGCCGCGCTGCTGCACGACATCGGCAAGCCGGCCACCAAGGCGGTCGGATCGGACGGCCGGGTCAGCTTCCACCACCACGAGGTGGTCGGCGCGCGGCTGACGCGGCAGCGGATGAAGGCGCTGCGCTACCCGAAGGACGTCACCGCGGACGTCACCCGCCTGGTCGAGCTGCACCTGCGCTTCTACGGATACGGCCGGGGCGAGTGGACCGACTCCGCGGTGCGCCGGTACGTGACGGACGGCGGCCCGCTGCTCGACCGCCTGCACAAGCTGACCCGCTCCGACTGCACCACGCGCAACCGGCGCAAGGCCGCGGCGCTGGCCGCGGACTACGACGCGCTGGAGGAGCGGATCGCCCGGATCGCGGCCGAGGAGGACCTGGCGCGGGTCCGGCCGGACCTGGACGGCAACGCGATCATGGAGCTGCTCGGGCTGCCGCCGGGGCCGCTGGTCGGTCAGGCCTGGCGGCACCTGAAGGAACTGCGGCTGGAGCGTGGCCCGCTGACCCGCGACGAGGCGGAGGACGAGCTGCGTGCGTGGGCTCGCGCACAGGGCCTTTAG
- the murJ gene encoding murein biosynthesis integral membrane protein MurJ, translated as MTGGLYRSSNAGHRDGPYDDRHAPPLIDADEARLTVPDTDTVSGGGEVPGAEPPTSTAGNSLIMAAGSLVSRGTGFLRTVVLSAALGTVIGNAYTTAQIFPGLIYDFLLGGILSSVLLPLLVRRRKADADGGQAFTQTLLSLAVLMLAGATVIAVVCAPLLTMTYAGGQSGEYQTLVTRLSYLMLPMIFFTGVSALFSSVLNTRGHFAAPMWTPILNNIIVIVTGGAYLVLYGASKLDPEQMTPGRIALIGGGTLIGVAVQAAGLIPALRKVGFRWKWRFNFRDLGLRELARLGAWMFFYVVANQIGLAVVFSLLNRAAADSGQADDPTGPLMYNNVYLLLMMAHGIIAVSIITALMPRMSAAAADGRLSEIAADLSRGLRTATAALAPVAVVYGVLAAPITVALFRHGAITDEDALATSFVLISAGIALIPFSVSQLFTFANYAMSENKTAALVNAPVVVVRIAIHIACFMLLDAEWVAVGLMAGNGASYLLSAVISATVLRGRIGALGMRDVVTTLLKVLAATAGATLVGVVVTTLLPGDGTPSLMEALLNLAVGGAAIGGTYLALALALRIREITQLLDMVKRKISR; from the coding sequence ATGACCGGCGGTCTGTACCGGAGCTCCAACGCAGGCCATCGTGACGGTCCCTACGACGACAGGCACGCGCCGCCGCTGATCGACGCGGACGAGGCGCGACTGACCGTGCCGGACACGGACACGGTCAGTGGTGGCGGCGAGGTGCCGGGGGCGGAGCCGCCGACCAGTACCGCGGGCAACAGCCTGATCATGGCGGCCGGCAGCCTGGTCAGTCGCGGCACCGGCTTCCTGCGTACCGTCGTGCTGTCGGCCGCGCTGGGCACGGTGATCGGTAACGCGTACACGACCGCGCAGATCTTCCCGGGTCTGATCTACGACTTCCTGCTCGGCGGCATCCTCTCCAGCGTGCTGCTGCCGCTGCTGGTCCGGCGGCGCAAGGCGGACGCGGACGGTGGCCAGGCGTTCACCCAGACGCTGCTCAGCCTCGCCGTGCTCATGCTGGCCGGCGCCACCGTGATCGCGGTGGTCTGCGCGCCGCTGCTGACCATGACCTATGCCGGCGGGCAGTCCGGCGAGTACCAGACGCTGGTCACCCGGCTGTCGTACCTGATGCTGCCGATGATCTTCTTCACCGGCGTGTCCGCGCTGTTCAGTTCCGTGCTCAACACCCGGGGCCACTTCGCGGCGCCGATGTGGACGCCGATCCTGAACAACATCATCGTGATCGTCACCGGCGGCGCCTACCTGGTGCTCTACGGCGCCTCGAAGCTCGACCCGGAGCAGATGACGCCCGGCCGGATCGCGCTGATCGGCGGCGGCACGCTGATCGGCGTGGCGGTCCAGGCGGCCGGCCTGATCCCGGCGCTGCGGAAGGTCGGCTTCCGGTGGAAGTGGCGGTTCAACTTCCGCGACCTCGGGCTGCGCGAGCTGGCGCGGCTCGGCGCGTGGATGTTCTTCTACGTGGTGGCCAACCAGATCGGCCTGGCCGTCGTGTTCAGCCTGCTCAACCGCGCGGCCGCGGACTCGGGACAGGCCGACGACCCGACCGGCCCGCTGATGTACAACAACGTCTACCTGCTGTTGATGATGGCGCACGGCATCATCGCGGTCTCGATCATCACGGCGCTCATGCCGCGGATGAGCGCGGCGGCCGCGGACGGGCGCCTGTCCGAGATCGCGGCGGACCTGAGCCGCGGTCTGCGGACCGCCACGGCGGCGCTGGCCCCGGTCGCGGTCGTCTACGGCGTGCTGGCCGCCCCGATCACGGTGGCGCTGTTCCGGCACGGCGCGATCACCGACGAGGACGCGCTGGCCACCTCGTTCGTGCTGATCAGCGCCGGCATCGCGCTGATCCCGTTCTCGGTCAGCCAGCTCTTCACGTTCGCCAACTACGCGATGTCGGAGAACAAGACCGCGGCGCTGGTCAACGCGCCGGTGGTGGTGGTCCGGATCGCGATCCACATCGCCTGCTTCATGCTGCTCGACGCCGAGTGGGTCGCGGTGGGACTGATGGCCGGAAACGGTGCTTCTTACCTCCTTTCGGCTGTTATCTCCGCCACGGTTCTGCGCGGCCGGATCGGTGCGCTCGGCATGCGCGACGTGGTCACCACGCTGCTGAAGGTGCTGGCCGCCACCGCGGGCGCGACCCTGGTCGGTGTCGTGGTGACGACGCTGCTGCCGGGCGACGGCACGCCGTCCCTGATGGAGGCGCTCCTCAACCTGGCCGTCGGCGGTGCCGCGATCGGCGGCACGTACCTGGCGCTCGCGCTGGCGCTGCGCATTCGCGAGATCACCCAGCTGCTGGACATGGTGAAGCGCAAAATCAGCCGGTAG
- a CDS encoding protein kinase family protein, protein MTQVGEGREAAEAVPSVMTFGEPAVGDVMADRYQLEEHVNDDSAGRQIWRGTDVILRRPVAVVLRYPGGDEAAEMLQSAVAASRVIHPNLAGVYDAIDEGERAYVVREWIDGVALRDLVTDSGPMDAARAIGIAHGVADAVAAVHATGMVHGNVHAGTTMIGTDGRVVLADARTDGGVKPDADVRAVGGVLYYALTGHWPHAEAGASRLPDAVRDGSGTIVAPRQARAGVPAYLDDLTMDLLDPKLAVPASDVLAAELTRLDSAAEEQYLEEVGPLRFTQGDEAGPEQPQNAGRKIAVGVAALLAIAVIGLMLGISALGGGEDDGRQPVQANASQGTDGGGGAAPGAIPNPQPIKLNGNQIRVVDPGPNSTGDDRPDANLAIDGDDGTSWDTSTYNTRKFGNLKPGIGLLIDLGSPRQVSSVKVQLGEKGISAQLLTGASDPAGGNTGAPNDTLMGFDEQIRTTYTQIGKGFENHDAPTLAFIDGFDPDAKYQYLLVWFTELPDSRKIVVDEITVEGT, encoded by the coding sequence GTGACCCAGGTCGGCGAAGGTCGAGAGGCCGCCGAGGCGGTTCCGTCCGTGATGACCTTCGGTGAGCCCGCCGTCGGTGACGTCATGGCCGACCGTTACCAGCTGGAAGAGCACGTCAACGACGACTCGGCCGGCCGGCAGATCTGGCGCGGCACGGACGTGATCCTCCGCCGCCCGGTCGCCGTGGTGCTGCGCTACCCCGGCGGCGACGAGGCGGCCGAGATGCTGCAGTCCGCCGTCGCGGCCAGCCGGGTGATCCACCCCAACCTGGCCGGGGTCTACGACGCGATCGACGAGGGCGAGCGGGCCTACGTCGTGCGCGAGTGGATCGACGGCGTGGCGCTGCGCGACCTGGTCACCGACTCCGGCCCGATGGACGCGGCCCGCGCCATCGGCATCGCGCACGGCGTGGCGGACGCGGTCGCGGCCGTGCACGCCACCGGCATGGTCCACGGCAACGTGCACGCCGGCACCACCATGATCGGCACCGACGGGCGGGTCGTGCTCGCGGACGCGCGGACCGACGGCGGCGTCAAGCCGGACGCGGACGTGCGCGCGGTCGGCGGCGTCCTCTACTACGCGCTCACCGGGCACTGGCCGCACGCGGAGGCCGGCGCCTCCCGGCTGCCGGACGCGGTGCGCGACGGCTCCGGCACGATCGTGGCGCCGCGCCAGGCGCGCGCCGGCGTGCCCGCCTACCTCGACGACCTCACGATGGACCTGTTGGACCCGAAGCTCGCGGTCCCCGCGTCCGACGTGCTGGCCGCGGAGCTGACCCGGCTCGACTCGGCCGCCGAGGAGCAGTACCTGGAGGAGGTCGGCCCGCTCCGGTTCACCCAGGGTGACGAGGCCGGCCCGGAGCAGCCGCAGAACGCCGGTCGCAAGATCGCCGTCGGTGTGGCCGCGCTGCTGGCCATCGCGGTCATCGGCCTGATGCTCGGCATCTCCGCGCTCGGCGGTGGTGAGGACGACGGCCGCCAGCCGGTGCAGGCCAACGCCAGCCAGGGCACCGACGGTGGTGGCGGCGCCGCGCCGGGCGCGATCCCGAACCCGCAGCCGATCAAGCTGAACGGCAACCAGATCCGCGTGGTCGACCCGGGGCCGAACAGCACCGGCGACGACCGGCCGGACGCGAACCTCGCGATCGACGGCGACGACGGCACGTCCTGGGACACGTCGACGTACAACACGCGCAAGTTCGGCAACCTCAAGCCCGGCATCGGGCTGCTGATCGACCTGGGCAGCCCGCGGCAGGTCTCCTCGGTCAAGGTGCAGCTCGGCGAGAAGGGCATCTCCGCGCAGCTGCTGACCGGTGCGAGCGACCCGGCCGGCGGCAACACCGGCGCGCCGAACGACACGCTGATGGGTTTCGACGAGCAGATCCGCACGACGTACACCCAGATCGGCAAGGGCTTCGAGAACCACGACGCGCCCACGCTGGCCTTCATCGACGGCTTCGACCCGGACGCCAAGTACCAGTACCTGCTGGTGTGGTTCACGGAGTTGCCGGACTCGCGGAAGATCGTGGTTGATGAGATCACCGTCGAGGGAACCTGA